In the Flavobacterium pallidum genome, one interval contains:
- a CDS encoding tetratricopeptide repeat protein, translating into MKKLLLLMLPLCGAFAQTKDVRPGVYESNSMGTNFLLRVNDNNTYELVFLHGDFEKEGDTLRLKTKKSTEGDFAVTPVATAKNATALTLTFRGMTSRYFLRSVFIGTQHSDSRPPEYKSARDYIKTANAETDEYTNSEPVSIKIDRTKYLYLLNYKNYFSRGNTENPTIISKFEIPDDVSEVDVEFDVNKMGDMNFRIYKNEKDQLVMTEGKSPLVFVFKEENGQAKASNKLSAQLIEDKDFAKNAGFVPDSDEILEGVIEENTPSYTFKYTIDKSFTEAQKAIAKSKNKFLVVDFDYENKNSQADFDKFIKRAETELGYAMNSEYVESEDHFNFYHASDKDKNQLSKNKLDAKKPQILIYNADGDLIYHTSSTLKKSGYFSSYNSIYSELKQADDYLKFDRAVSNKKATVPELAKIFRAGVHMEKPYAASGAQTTYIENEAVVEAVDTTTAVYDYEVHESVIGDRENLYKLKTTPEAVKAKWAQIVAFYKKSNAYNQDYIDAGLNEISNNGLTSKLFSESKNELSGVTFDFLDYVFAHRAEIKKAEAGFSGEDDTAWHYDGNDVDSLLNAFFGAQAYAESVDKPQQDKLRDYYKKYVALSGGDPLLQQSYFYFVQNGVSPETEREYLDAYAKFFNSVIKSDSSIIENLDRAFSDSFSGSNDWQSFKYEFANTANNLAWYVVEHRLGPADLKEAIRWSEASLRIEIKNAYYLDTLAQLYYLNGQKQKAIFTEERAASAAGELDDPEIKLKYEEILQKMKQGTY; encoded by the coding sequence ATGAAAAAGCTATTGCTTTTAATGCTGCCTCTCTGTGGTGCTTTTGCCCAAACCAAAGATGTCAGGCCCGGCGTGTATGAGTCGAACAGTATGGGGACTAATTTCTTATTGCGTGTCAACGACAACAACACGTATGAACTGGTGTTCCTGCATGGTGATTTTGAAAAGGAGGGCGATACGCTCCGGCTGAAGACAAAAAAATCGACTGAAGGGGATTTTGCCGTCACGCCCGTGGCAACAGCTAAAAATGCCACTGCGCTGACACTTACTTTCCGGGGCATGACATCACGCTATTTTTTACGGAGTGTTTTCATCGGGACACAACACAGCGATTCGCGTCCGCCGGAGTATAAGAGCGCACGTGATTACATCAAGACCGCCAATGCAGAAACGGATGAATATACGAACAGTGAGCCGGTATCGATTAAAATCGACAGGACGAAATATTTGTATCTGCTGAACTACAAAAATTACTTCTCAAGGGGAAATACCGAAAACCCCACCATCATCTCTAAGTTTGAAATCCCTGACGACGTGTCCGAAGTGGATGTAGAGTTTGATGTCAACAAGATGGGCGACATGAATTTCAGGATTTATAAAAATGAAAAAGACCAGTTGGTAATGACGGAAGGTAAATCGCCGCTGGTTTTTGTTTTTAAGGAGGAGAATGGCCAGGCAAAAGCTTCGAATAAATTATCGGCGCAGTTGATTGAAGACAAGGATTTTGCCAAGAATGCCGGATTTGTACCCGATTCTGATGAAATCCTTGAAGGAGTGATTGAAGAAAACACGCCTTCATACACCTTTAAATACACTATCGACAAATCTTTTACAGAGGCGCAGAAAGCGATAGCCAAATCCAAAAACAAATTCCTTGTTGTGGATTTTGATTATGAAAATAAGAACAGCCAGGCGGATTTCGATAAATTCATAAAGCGTGCGGAAACGGAATTGGGCTACGCCATGAACTCAGAATACGTGGAAAGTGAAGACCATTTCAATTTTTACCATGCGTCAGATAAGGATAAAAATCAGCTTTCGAAAAATAAGCTTGACGCTAAAAAACCGCAAATCCTGATTTATAATGCCGATGGGGATCTGATTTACCATACGTCGTCAACCTTGAAAAAATCAGGGTATTTCAGTAGCTATAATTCCATTTACAGCGAATTGAAACAAGCTGATGACTACCTGAAATTCGACCGTGCGGTTTCTAACAAAAAGGCTACTGTGCCTGAATTGGCCAAAATCTTTAGGGCTGGAGTCCATATGGAAAAACCTTATGCCGCTTCAGGTGCGCAAACCACGTATATTGAGAATGAGGCTGTCGTGGAGGCAGTTGACACTACAACTGCCGTTTATGATTATGAGGTGCATGAAAGTGTCATCGGCGACAGGGAAAATCTCTACAAATTAAAAACAACGCCTGAAGCCGTAAAGGCAAAATGGGCACAAATCGTTGCGTTTTACAAGAAATCGAATGCTTACAATCAGGATTATATCGATGCAGGGCTTAATGAAATCAGCAACAATGGTTTGACTTCGAAGCTTTTCAGTGAAAGCAAAAATGAACTTTCCGGAGTCACGTTCGATTTCCTTGATTATGTTTTTGCGCACAGGGCAGAAATTAAGAAAGCAGAAGCGGGCTTCAGCGGAGAAGATGATACAGCATGGCATTATGACGGGAATGATGTCGATAGTTTGCTCAATGCGTTCTTCGGAGCGCAGGCTTATGCAGAATCCGTAGATAAGCCGCAGCAGGATAAATTGCGAGATTATTACAAAAAATATGTTGCGTTGTCAGGCGGGGATCCGCTTTTGCAGCAATCGTATTTTTACTTTGTGCAGAATGGGGTTTCACCCGAAACCGAGCGCGAGTATCTTGATGCTTACGCGAAGTTTTTTAACTCGGTAATCAAGTCGGACAGCAGCATTATTGAAAATCTGGACCGGGCTTTCAGCGATTCATTTTCAGGGAGTAACGACTGGCAGAGTTTTAAATATGAATTTGCCAACACGGCCAACAATCTGGCGTGGTATGTTGTAGAACACAGGCTGGGCCCTGCCGACCTTAAGGAAGCCATCCGTTGGTCCGAGGCAAGTTTGAGGATTGAAATTAAGAATGCCTATTACCTCGATACCTTGGCGCAACTGTATTACCTGAATGGGCAAAAGCAAAAAGCAATTTTTACCGAAGAGCGCGCCGCATCGGCCGCTGGGGAACTTGACGATCCCGAAATCAAATTAAAATATGAGGAGATCCTTCAAAAAATGAAACAGGGCACTTATTAA
- the metK gene encoding methionine adenosyltransferase — MAYLFTSESVSEGHPDKVADQISDALIDNFLAFDTDSKVACETLVTTGQVILAGEVKSKTYLDVQQIARDVIKKIGYTKSEYMFEANSCGVLSAIHEQSQDINQGVDRANKEDQGAGDQGMMFGYATNETADYMPLALDLSHKLLQELAEMRRENSEITYLRPDAKSQVTLEYDDNNKPSRIDAIVISTQHDDFDEEALMLSKIKKDIIELLIPRIIGKYPQYAHLFNDKIEYHINPTGKFVIGGPHGDTGLTGRKIIVDTYGGKGAHGGGAFSGKDPSKVDRSAAYATRHIAKNLVAAGIADEILVQVSYAIGVAKPMGIYINTYGTSKVSLSDGEIAKKVEDIFDMRPYFIEQRLKLRNPIYSETAAYGHMGRKPETVTKTFKSPTGETKSLTVELFTWEKLDFVDKVKSVFGL; from the coding sequence ATGGCTTATTTGTTCACCTCGGAATCTGTTAGTGAAGGACATCCCGACAAAGTTGCCGATCAGATTTCTGACGCTTTAATTGACAATTTCCTTGCTTTTGACACTGATTCAAAAGTGGCCTGTGAAACACTTGTGACAACCGGTCAGGTAATCCTCGCCGGAGAAGTAAAGTCAAAAACATATCTCGATGTACAGCAGATCGCCAGGGATGTCATTAAGAAAATAGGATACACCAAGAGTGAATATATGTTCGAGGCCAATTCCTGCGGCGTTTTATCTGCTATCCATGAGCAATCACAAGATATCAATCAGGGTGTTGACCGTGCAAACAAAGAGGATCAAGGGGCCGGAGACCAGGGGATGATGTTTGGTTATGCCACCAATGAAACTGCAGATTATATGCCATTGGCACTCGACCTGTCACATAAATTACTTCAGGAACTGGCGGAAATGCGCCGTGAAAATTCCGAAATCACTTACCTGCGGCCTGATGCAAAATCACAGGTAACGCTGGAATACGACGACAATAATAAACCTTCACGTATTGACGCGATTGTAATATCAACGCAGCACGACGATTTTGACGAGGAAGCTTTGATGCTTTCAAAAATCAAGAAAGACATTATTGAACTGCTTATCCCGAGGATTATCGGGAAATATCCACAATACGCGCATTTGTTCAACGACAAAATCGAATACCATATCAATCCGACCGGCAAGTTCGTTATAGGCGGGCCACATGGCGATACCGGCTTGACAGGCCGCAAGATCATCGTAGATACTTATGGTGGCAAAGGCGCACATGGTGGTGGAGCATTTTCAGGAAAAGACCCGAGTAAAGTTGACCGCAGCGCAGCGTACGCTACAAGGCATATCGCCAAAAACCTCGTTGCTGCCGGCATTGCAGATGAAATCCTGGTACAGGTTTCCTATGCCATCGGTGTAGCCAAACCAATGGGTATTTACATCAATACTTATGGCACTTCAAAAGTAAGCCTGAGCGATGGTGAAATTGCTAAAAAAGTCGAGGACATTTTCGACATGCGTCCCTATTTTATCGAACAAAGGCTGAAATTGAGAAACCCGATTTACAGCGAAACAGCTGCTTACGGCCACATGGGAAGGAAACCGGAAACCGTAACCAAGACTTTTAAAAGCCCGACAGGCGAGACTAAATCATTAACGGTCGAATTATTCACCTGGGAAAAACTGGATTTCGTTGACAAAGTAAAATCAGTTTTCGGATTGTAA
- a CDS encoding T9SS type A sorting domain-containing protein produces the protein MKKLLLLFGIALTGAGAFAQGASCAAATTVTSGSTYVMAPIASGTYVNGCNSDTAPNGKWYKFTAPSGGMIKVDATLAVNPGGTTGVDTAVHVFSGTCGTLACVAFNDDSAAADYRSLIADLVVTAGTTYYIEWDNRWQDNVGFSWQFTFTPVSCFAPTGFTYVPPAPTTTSVALGWTAPAQGLPEGYQFEWGPIGFTQGTGTLISTTDTSVVLSTLSPNSVYDFYIRTDCGLGDYSIWEGPISFSTEFDVASVPYNTSFEEANFGFVGWTQDAPTGYAGQAWRVYNAGPNTPLTQEGERSALVFAGAAADGNNDVWLLSRGLNLAANSPVTVTYYIRNYLATGSTGSTTYELKAGTTQDVAGMTIPIAAETVTDVAFAQKTFNFTPTTAGTYFLGFHSTNVVNAGTQATFLDNVTVSQVLGTEDVFASQFAVYPNPATSTVNISNTTDALITNVKVTDLKGRTVKNNNFVASSNIQINTSDLSSGVYMLNITSDKGTAVKKIVKK, from the coding sequence ATGAAAAAACTATTACTATTATTTGGGATTGCCCTGACTGGTGCCGGTGCTTTTGCACAGGGTGCTTCGTGTGCGGCCGCCACTACAGTAACTTCGGGATCGACTTATGTTATGGCACCGATTGCTTCAGGTACGTATGTTAACGGATGTAATTCGGATACTGCACCTAATGGAAAGTGGTATAAATTTACCGCTCCTTCAGGAGGTATGATTAAGGTTGATGCGACCCTTGCTGTGAACCCTGGTGGAACTACCGGAGTGGATACTGCAGTTCACGTATTTTCAGGAACTTGTGGAACGCTGGCCTGCGTGGCTTTTAATGATGATTCTGCTGCGGCTGATTACAGGTCTTTGATTGCAGATTTAGTGGTTACTGCAGGAACGACTTATTATATCGAATGGGATAACAGATGGCAAGATAACGTAGGATTTTCATGGCAGTTTACTTTTACGCCTGTAAGTTGTTTTGCACCAACAGGATTCACTTATGTACCTCCTGCACCTACAACAACTTCGGTTGCTTTGGGATGGACGGCTCCTGCGCAGGGATTACCTGAAGGATATCAATTTGAATGGGGTCCAATCGGATTCACTCAGGGAACAGGTACTTTGATATCAACTACTGACACAAGCGTTGTCTTGTCTACTTTGAGCCCGAATTCAGTTTATGACTTTTACATCAGGACTGACTGTGGATTGGGTGACTACAGCATTTGGGAAGGGCCTATCTCTTTCTCAACTGAGTTTGACGTTGCTTCCGTACCTTACAACACAAGTTTTGAAGAGGCTAATTTTGGTTTCGTAGGCTGGACACAGGATGCTCCTACGGGCTATGCAGGTCAGGCATGGAGGGTTTATAATGCTGGTCCAAATACGCCATTGACTCAGGAAGGAGAGCGCTCTGCTTTGGTTTTTGCAGGTGCTGCAGCTGACGGAAATAATGATGTATGGTTGCTTTCAAGAGGACTTAACCTTGCTGCCAATTCACCGGTAACAGTTACTTATTATATAAGAAACTATTTGGCAACTGGAAGTACAGGTTCAACAACATATGAATTAAAAGCAGGTACAACACAGGATGTTGCAGGAATGACTATTCCAATCGCTGCTGAGACTGTAACAGACGTAGCTTTTGCACAGAAGACTTTTAACTTCACGCCAACTACAGCTGGAACTTATTTCTTAGGTTTCCACTCTACAAATGTTGTAAATGCAGGTACACAAGCTACTTTCCTTGACAACGTGACAGTTAGTCAGGTATTGGGTACTGAAGATGTTTTTGCATCGCAATTCGCAGTATATCCAAACCCTGCGACTAGCACTGTAAACATCAGCAACACTACTGATGCTTTGATTACCAATGTTAAAGTTACGGACTTGAAAGGACGCACAGTGAAAAACAACAACTTTGTGGCTTCTTCCAATATTCAAATCAATACCTCAGATTTGTCTTCAGGTGTTTACATGCTGAACATCACTTCTGATAAAGGTACTGCTGTAAAGAAAATCGTGAAAAAATAA